From one Lotus japonicus ecotype B-129 chromosome 3, LjGifu_v1.2 genomic stretch:
- the LOC130746322 gene encoding uncharacterized protein LOC130746322 isoform X2, producing the protein MTIENHLVLFAPIATVIAARRSRSTSSPCDCKLHRGSRRFRWDTMSGVFKPSRDMNAYELSVNQVKKCAPQLVLLMEVMLSFGFFWPSCWEYERLFNNMKLLIGYAFKHYEQAKSTKKIVLSFNARLQTCLPTYYQGK; encoded by the exons ATGACGATTGAAAACCACCTCGTGTTGTTTGCTCCCATTGCAACGGTAATAGCAGCTAGACGAAGCAGAAGCACATCTTCCCCCTGTGACTGCAAGCTTCACCGAG GGAGCAGAAGGTTTCGGTGGGACACAATGAGTGGCGTGTTCAAGCCTTCAAGGGATATGAACGCCTACGAGCTTTCCGTGAATCAAGTAAAAAAATGTGCGCCGCAGCTGGTGCTCTTGATGGAG GTGATGCTGAGTTTTGGGTTCTTTTGGCCGAGTTGCTGGGAATATGAAAG GTTGTTTAATAATATGAAACTCTTGATTGGTTATGCCTTTAAACACTATGAACAA GCAAAATCCACCAAGAAAATCGTGTTGAGCTTCAATGCCAGGTTGCAAACATGTCTCCCAACATACTATCAAG GGAAATGA
- the LOC130746322 gene encoding glutathione S-transferase T3-like isoform X1: MFVPFFFLLFYTTTLSHNFILPTYSMNPSFQAYCEYLKNQSSTTLENSSNPQSSMYQTPPNQVSQQPPPNQVSIQPPPYQVSQQPPPNQVSIQPPPYQVSQQQPIFYQNQPHYAGNNSPNPQYVMYQQQPCIYQPHAGDGSQNPTHFVHPSPPPPNSYSPQISSSSEKVPETQFEGMVDELDETTFPAKGVDQKPKKQRLKWCENDDIILLQTWLNISKDSVTGTDQKAETFWRRIEHQYNKYRKVGSPERQWSQLKSRFHTLSKAVSTFVGCYKKVTNPPKSGYSERDIMADACSLYNAMEKTKTFNFEHAWRVLKDEPKWKGEAMPIYSQQSQHSTDGVHTSIDGSEHEVVQIFSRPPGQKDMKAKAKAKAKAKATTTSNDEQKMAEAESLVKEKGERMARLVQYNVMHFV; encoded by the coding sequence ATGTttgtaccatttttttttttacttttttacacAACTACACTTTCACACAATTTCATTCTTCCCACATACTCAATGAATCCTTCTTTTCAAGCTTATTGTGAGTACTTgaaaaatcaatcttctactacTCTTGAAAATTCTTCAAATCCACAAAGCTCAATGTATCAAACACCTCCAAACCAAGTCTCACAACAACCACCTCCAAACCAAGTCTCAATACAACCACCTCCATACCAAGTCTCACAACAACCACCTCCAAACCAAGTCTCAATACAACCACCACCATATCAAGTCTCACAACAACAACCAATCTTTTACCAAAACCAACCACATTATGCCGGTAACAATTCTCCAAATCCACAATATGTAATGTATCAACAACAACCATGCATTTACCAACCACATGCTGGAGATGGTTCCCAAAATCCAACTCATTTTGTGcatccatcaccaccaccaccaaactcCTATAGCCCTCAAATTAGTAGCAGTAGTGAAAAAGTACCTGAAACACAATTTGAAGGTATGGTTGATGAGCTTGATGAGACTACTTTCCCTGCTAAAGGTGTTGACCAGAAACCCAAAAAACAACGCTTGAAATGGTGCGAAAATGACGATATAATTCTTCTCCAGACATGGCTCAACATTTCAAAGGATTCGGTAACAGGAACTGATCAAAAGGCTGAAACCTTTTGGCGGAGGATTGAACATCAATACAACAAGTACCGCAAAGTAGGTTCTCCTGAGAGGCAATGGTCTCAACTGAAGTCTCGCTTTCATACATTGAGTAAAGCGGTCTCAACTTTTGTCGGTTGCTACAAGAAAGTTACCAACCCTCCGAAGAGCGGCTACTCTGAGAGAGATATCATGGCTGATGCATGTTCATTGTATAATGCAATGGAAAAGACTAAAACATTCAATTTTGAGCATGCATGGCGGGTGTTGAAAGATGAACCCAAGTGGAAAGGAGAAGCAATGCCAATCTATTCTCAGCAGTCACAACATTCTACTGATGGGGTGCACACATCAATCGATGGTTCAGAACATGAGGTAGTACAAATATTTTCCCGTCCACCAGGTCAGAAAGATATGAAGGCAAAGGCAAAGGCTAAGGCAAAGGCAAAGGCTACAACAACTTCCAACGATGAACAAAAGATGGCAGAGGCGGAATCTCTTGTCAAGGAAAAAGGGGAAAGGATGGCAAGACTTGTCCAATATAATGTAATgcattttgtttga
- the LOC130746322 gene encoding auxin-responsive protein SAUR32-like isoform X3 codes for MGCGEKSPKSLHSHGHHLHGGGDGKKQQEFRGVPKGCMAIKVGQGEEKQRFVVPVMYLKHPLFMQLLKEAEEEYGFDQKGAITIPCHVEEFRNVQGLIDRDKSLHHHGCFGF; via the coding sequence ATGGGTTGCGGTGAGAAGAGCCCCAAGAGCCTCCATTCGCACGGCCACCATCTCCACGGCGGCGGAGATGGGAAGAAGCAGCAAGAATTCCGAGGCGTTCCGAAAGGGTGTATGGCGATCAAGGTGGGCCAGGGCGAAGAGAAACAGAGATTCGTGGTGCCTGTGATGTACTTGAAACACCCTCTGTTCATGCAGCTTCTGAAAGAGGCAGAGGAAGAGTACGGGTTCGATCAGAAAGGAGCCATCACCATCCCTTGCCATGTCGAGGAATTCAGAAACGTTCAGGGCTTGATCGATAGGGACAAGAGCCTCCATCATCATGGATGCTTTGGCTTCTGA